CCTTTCAGCTCAGCCAGGGCAGCATGGGATCGACCCAGCCGGACGCGAGCAGGGCGGTGAGCAGGAGCGTGGCCGTCACGGCCAGGGTTTCGGGCCAGCGCCTGGGCAGCACCGAGGACCGCCGGCCGCGCCGGAGCCGTTCGGGCCGCGCGGCAGCCGAGGGACGTAGACCGGTCAACAGGTCCCTGATCAGCGGGACGTTGATCTGAAGCTGCACCAACAGGTAGAGACCGAGACCCCAGTTGGGCTCCCAGCCGTTACGTGCCACCGCCAGGGCGAGACCGCCGGCCGCCGCTCCCGTGGAGCAGCAGAGCCAGCCGAGCGAGACGAGCACCACCCGGTGCGCCATCGTGCCGGGCTTCCCGCCACCGGCCCCGGTGGGCACCCATGCCGCACTGCGGCCGCGCAGGGTGTGCAGGAAGGCGGCCCCGGCGGCCACGCTCGTCAGGACGTTGGCCCGGATCACCTCGATCCGCCAGCGGGTCCGGCTGATCCGCGGCAACAGCACATGCCAGAGCCACAGCGGCGCGAGCAGCGGCAGCACGTGCCAGGGCCGGATGTGGTCCGGGTACCAGAACATCATCACCAGCGGCGGCAGCGGGGCCGCGAAGGTGTTCACCACCGTCGTCAGATAGCCGACGATGCCCTCGTAGAAGCAGAGCCGCATCCGCCACGGGGCGCCCATCCGCCTGAGCACCGGGGTTCCCATCAGGTGCAGGTTGCCCATCGCCCAGCGGTACTGCTGGTTGAGATACGAGGCGAGGTTGTCCGGCGAGGTCCCCTTGGCCACCAGCACCGGCACGTAAAGGGTCCTGAAACCCTGCTCGTACAGGGCGAGTCCGGTGTACAGGTCCTCGCTGTGGTCGAGCCGGGCGAAGCCGCCGGCCAGGTCGATGGCGCTGCGCCGGTAGACGGCGTTGCTGCCGCAGCAGATGGCCGCGTCGCTCGCGTCCCGGGAGGGCTGGATCCAGCGGAAGAACCACTCCTGGGCCGATCCGGCGGCGCGCTGGATCCAGTCCATCGTCTCGTCGGTGTCGAAGCACTGCGGGCTCTGCACGATGCCTACGCCGGGGTCGGCGAGATACGGCACGAGGTGGCGCAGGAAGTCGGCCCGGGGCGCGAAGTCGGCGTCCAGGATGGCGATGTACTCCGCGCTGCTCAGGGTGAGCGCGTGGTTGAGGTTGCCCGCCTTCTTGAGGTGCCCCCGGTCGGGTCTGACGACGTAGCGGTATCCGTACGAGGCTGCCAGGGCGGCCACTTCGGGGCTGTCGGCGTCGTCCAGCACCCATACGGTCAGCGCACCTGGCCAGTCGAGAGCGGCGACGGCCCGGTAGGCGTTGTCCAGGACCGGAAGCGGTTCGCCGCAGGTCGGCAAGTAGAGATCCACGGAAGGGAGTTCGGGTGGATCCCAGGCGTGTACGAGCACCTCGTGCGAGCGCCTGGTCAGCCGGCGCTGGCGCAGGCTGTTCACCGACGAGAGCGCGAGCGCGACGACGTTCAGGGAGAGCACTGCGAGAAAGGCCCACAGGGCCGGGGTGCGCAGGGCGAAGGTGAACATCGTCGCCGCGGTGAGCACGAAGGCGAGAGAGGAGCTGATCAGTACCCAGCGGCGCTGAGGCCCGAAGTACCAGTAGAGCTCCTGGTCGGACGGAGGTTGTGGCAGGTGATGCACGGTCATAAAGCCCCCCACGGCTGTGCATGTCCCGGTATCGGGGGACCTACCCTAGCGCCAAAGGTATAGACCAATTGCCATCGATCGCGGACTGAGATGCCGAGTTGGCGCGATGTAAGTGGTCTGGACCTATTGGACGTTCGCTGCCGGGTGGAGCGGGAAGTTCCAGGTCACGCACGAGTGAACGGGCGCCCAACATCCGAGGGGGCCTCGCGGCGGGCCCCGATC
This genomic interval from Streptomyces sp. NBC_00464 contains the following:
- a CDS encoding glycosyltransferase family 2 protein, which produces MTVHHLPQPPSDQELYWYFGPQRRWVLISSSLAFVLTAATMFTFALRTPALWAFLAVLSLNVVALALSSVNSLRQRRLTRRSHEVLVHAWDPPELPSVDLYLPTCGEPLPVLDNAYRAVAALDWPGALTVWVLDDADSPEVAALAASYGYRYVVRPDRGHLKKAGNLNHALTLSSAEYIAILDADFAPRADFLRHLVPYLADPGVGIVQSPQCFDTDETMDWIQRAAGSAQEWFFRWIQPSRDASDAAICCGSNAVYRRSAIDLAGGFARLDHSEDLYTGLALYEQGFRTLYVPVLVAKGTSPDNLASYLNQQYRWAMGNLHLMGTPVLRRMGAPWRMRLCFYEGIVGYLTTVVNTFAAPLPPLVMMFWYPDHIRPWHVLPLLAPLWLWHVLLPRISRTRWRIEVIRANVLTSVAAGAAFLHTLRGRSAAWVPTGAGGGKPGTMAHRVVLVSLGWLCCSTGAAAGGLALAVARNGWEPNWGLGLYLLVQLQINVPLIRDLLTGLRPSAAARPERLRRGRRSSVLPRRWPETLAVTATLLLTALLASGWVDPMLPWLS